The Papaver somniferum cultivar HN1 chromosome 3, ASM357369v1, whole genome shotgun sequence genome includes a region encoding these proteins:
- the LOC113360589 gene encoding uncharacterized protein LOC113360589: MIDVEEERSVKRARNQIIHDNGSNPFIQGPIIATHGGVMGDTTMNSNAEIMDGVETGENDKQCVKAGKNHIHNQGNHATESITAEDNVELMRIPDDAKIFKALKGMKSWKTPRPDGFPPGFFKTHWSIVGKDVVDMVQQFFRTGYLLKSLNSTNVSLIPKTKNKQFPSDLRPIALCNTSYKIISKIMSSRMKKLMCKIISPLQAAYVPGRQISENIQLAQEIIHTMKNKKQDTKYLALKLDMFKAFDRLEWSFIKDVMIQMGFSHEWCNLIMQCITTTKISILLNGAPCAAYNQHEAFDKADLHNVNNLMKVIEDFSNASGPIVNFTKSGVNYSAQVPQRVKHRFSSWDGKTMSQCGKSLMVKTVTNTIPTYSMRCFQIPADIINKIEAAQRDFWWGFEDKRGTYVTSWKSLGFHKDCGGQGFRDLKILNQALLVREAWRICTNTDAHWGKAIQAKYFSCTSLLHATVKTNCSRA; encoded by the exons ATGATTGATGTAGAGGAGGAGAGATCTGTCAAAAGAGCAAGAAACCAAATTATACACGACAATGGTTCCAACCCTTTTATTCAAGGACCTATTATTGCTACTCATGGTGGGGTTATGGGTGATACAACTATGAACTCAAATGCTGAAATAATGGATGGGGTGGAGACTGGAGAAAATGATAAGCAATGTGTTAAGGCAGGGAAAAATCATATCCATAATCAAGGGAATCATGCTACTGAG TCGATCACAGCTGAAGATAATGTGGAACTCATGAGAATTCCAGATGATGcaaagattttcaaagctttaaAAGGGATGAAATCGTGGAAAACACCTCGCCCTGATGGTTTTCCACCAGGTTTCTTCAAAACTCATTGGAGTATCGTTGGAAAGGATGTTGTTGATATGGTGCAACAATTCTTCCGTACAGGTTACTTACTCAAGAGTTTAAACTCCACTAATGTGTCTTTAATCCCaaagacaaaaaataaacaatttcCATCAGATTTGAGACCGATTGCGTTATGCAATACATCCTATAAAATAATCTCCAAGATTATGTCATCAAGAATGAAGAAGCTAATGTGCAAGATTATCTCTCCACTCCAAGCAGCATATGTGCCGGGAAGACAAATCTCAGAAAATATCCAACTTGCACAAGAGATAATTCATACCATGAAAAATAAGAAACAAGATACTAAGTACCTGGCATTAAAATTAGATATGTTtaaagcctttgataggcttgAATGGTCGTTTATAAAAGATGTGATGATTCAAATGGGTTTTTCTCATGAATGGTGCAACCTCATTATGCAATGCATCACTACTACTAAGATTTCAATACTTCTTAATGGCGCTCCTTGTGCTGCTTACAACCAACACGAGGCGTTCGACAAG GCTGACTTGCACAATGTGAATAATTTGATGAAGGTTATTGAGGATTTTAGTAATGCCTCAGGGCCGATTGTAAATTTTACCAAATCCGGTGTGAATTATAGTGCACAGGTTCCTCAAAG AGTTAAACATAGATTTTCTTCATGGGATGGTAAAACTATGTCCCAATGTGGTAAATCTTTGATGGTAAAAACTGTAACAAATACAATTCCTACTTATTCAATGAGGTGCTTTCAGATTCCAGCTGATATTATCAACAAGATAGAAGCTGcacagagagatttttggtggggttTTGAAGACAAGAGAGGTACATATGTTACTTCCTGGAAAAGTTTGGGATTTCATAAGGATTGTGGTGGTCAAGGTTTTAGGGATCTGAAGATCTTAAACCAAGCCTTACTGGTTAGGGAAGCATGGAGGATCTGCACAAACACAGATGCGCATTGGGGAAAAGCTATTCAGGCGAAATACTTTTCATGCACTAGCCTTCTTCATGCAACTGTTAAAACAAACTGTTCAAGGGCATGA